TTCTCAAAAAGGGGTAGATTACGAAATTATTGTCATTGATGATGGCTCTACTGACGGTTCCCTAGAGTGGTTGAATAGAGAGAGTGAGAACGATGAACGACTAAAGGTTTATGCCGAAAAAGGCCTAGGGGCAGGCTCAGCCCGAAACCTTGCAGTACAGCTGTGTAGTGCAGAGCTAGTCGCGTTTCTCGATGCAGATGATTTCTGGACAGAAGGTAAGCTGGCCAAGCAAGTGGCTTATCACCAACAGAACGAGTCGGTTGTTTTATCCTTTAGCGATTATGAGCATATTGAAGAAGAGAGTGGAGAAGGCATCATCGGCTGCTTTGAGTTTTGGCCGCGTTTTTCTGCCATTGCGGCCACAACAGAAAGTTGCGGCTACAAACGTCTTACTAACCCCTGCGGGACGATCTTTGCTGAAAACGTTGTGGGTACATCGTCTGTGATGATCAGAAAATCAGCCTTCTTAGCCGTGTCAGGGTTTGACTCATCACTCAACTCAGCCAGTGACTGGGATCTATGGTTAAAGCTGGCTCAAATTGGTGACGTTGCATTTACTAAAGAGAAGGCAATGGGCTATTTAATCCGTGCAGGATCGATGACGAGTAACAAAGGCAATCGAATCAAGGCGATGGAAACCATTGTTGAGAGACATGCAGTTGCTGCTACCGATGAATTTGGAGGCGCTTTTTCGTTTGCAAAAGCGCGCCTGGCTGATGGCTATCGAGAAATGTATATCGCCCAGCGTCAACCGCTTCGGTCTTTACAATATAGTATTAAGGCGCTCTGCCATGTACCTTCATCTACACACGTTAAATCTGTTTTGTCGGATGTAGTACAGCTCTTTAAAGGTAAGCCTGCCACTCGTTAGTGCTTGTTCAGAAATACGGTAACTGAACCCTCTTGTCATTCCCGCGCACAAGGTGAATTGCGCAACAAGAGAGAGCACCTTTTGGTGAGCGGGATTCAGTGTTTTAGCGTAGTTTCGAATCATGGATTCCCGACCTCTCAGATGTCGGCGGATAATAAAGATGTTAACAAATCATATAGTTGTTAACTTTATCCACTGAGAGCCTGCAATGCGACCCAGTAACCATGTGGGACATAGAATTATAGGGTGCGCTTGCGCACCGAATGGCACCAGTTAGAAGTTGTTCCAAGCCTTCAATGGTGCGCAAGCGCACCCTATATTTTCAACTATTAAAATGTATCAATAGCGGCAGTCTCGATCGAAAGTTCAAATCACCTTAATGATCGCTTTTACTTATTTTGTCAGCGCTTTTCGTCCGTTATAAAGGAGGCCGTTGACCTAAACAGACGTTATTGAATGCTGCAATACGACCACAGTAACCATGTGGACATAGAATCATAGGCTACGCTTGCGCACCGAATGGCACCAGTTAGAAGATGTTCCGAGCTTTCAATGGTGCGCAAGCGCACCCTATATTTTCAACTACTAAAATGCATTAATAGCGGCAGTCTCGATCGAAAGTTCAAATCACCTTAATGATCGCTTTTACTTATCTTGTCAGCTCTTTTCGTCCCTCATAAAGGGGACAGTTGACCTAAACAGACGTTATTGAAATGTTGCAATACGACCCAGTAACCATGTGCGACATAGAATCATAGGGTGCGCAAGCGCACCCTATATCTTCAATGGCTAGTTAGTGACTATTTTATAAAGGCGAGTTGATAAGTAATGAATAGTAAAAAGGGTATCAAAAT
This genomic window from Alkalimarinus sediminis contains:
- a CDS encoding glycosyltransferase family 2 protein — translated: MKNSPDVSIVIPNFNCLKFLPTCIESIRSQKGVDYEIIVIDDGSTDGSLEWLNRESENDERLKVYAEKGLGAGSARNLAVQLCSAELVAFLDADDFWTEGKLAKQVAYHQQNESVVLSFSDYEHIEEESGEGIIGCFEFWPRFSAIAATTESCGYKRLTNPCGTIFAENVVGTSSVMIRKSAFLAVSGFDSSLNSASDWDLWLKLAQIGDVAFTKEKAMGYLIRAGSMTSNKGNRIKAMETIVERHAVAATDEFGGAFSFAKARLADGYREMYIAQRQPLRSLQYSIKALCHVPSSTHVKSVLSDVVQLFKGKPATR